The Acidobacteriota bacterium genome has a segment encoding these proteins:
- the eno gene encoding phosphopyruvate hydratase, whose translation MFRIDRIVAREILDSRGQPTVEVDVHLKGGVRGRACVPSGASTGKREALERRDGDAKRYWGKGVLQAVESVNRVLAEKLTGFDAHEQAALDRALIDLDGTPNKSKLGANAVLGVSLAAAHAAARAGGLPLYRSLGGDAAHLLPTPLINVLNGGAHAANNLDIQEFMLVPYGAPTFREALRWAAECTHALKALLGEAGLTTSVGDEGGFAPSLGTNAEALDWLLRAVEKAGFSPGKDVGLALDSAANEFYEGANYHFRGENRRLSTSELVAYYESLLGRYPIVSLEDPLAEDDWDGWKAITSRLADRVQLVGDDLFVTQRPLLQRGIDERAANAILIKLNQVGTVTETLDVIELAGRAGYGLVVSHRSGETEDTSIAHLAVATGAGQIKTGAPCRTDRVAKYNELLRIEEALGSRARFAGREPYRRFLEKTPAR comes from the coding sequence TTGTTTCGCATCGACCGCATCGTCGCACGGGAAATCCTCGACTCGCGGGGGCAGCCCACCGTGGAGGTGGACGTGCACCTGAAGGGCGGCGTGCGGGGGCGCGCATGCGTTCCCTCGGGAGCCTCGACGGGCAAGCGCGAGGCGCTCGAGCGACGCGACGGAGACGCGAAGCGGTATTGGGGAAAGGGCGTCCTCCAGGCGGTGGAAAGCGTAAACCGGGTCCTCGCGGAAAAATTGACGGGTTTCGACGCCCACGAGCAGGCGGCCCTGGACCGGGCGCTCATCGACCTGGACGGCACGCCGAACAAATCGAAGCTGGGCGCGAACGCGGTCCTCGGCGTGTCGCTTGCGGCGGCGCACGCCGCGGCCCGGGCCGGGGGGCTTCCCCTCTACCGCTCCCTGGGCGGAGACGCCGCACACCTTTTGCCGACACCGCTCATAAACGTTCTGAACGGCGGCGCTCACGCCGCGAACAATCTCGACATTCAGGAATTCATGCTCGTGCCCTACGGCGCGCCGACGTTCCGCGAGGCGCTTCGATGGGCCGCCGAGTGCACCCACGCCCTGAAGGCACTCCTGGGCGAGGCCGGCCTGACGACCTCCGTGGGGGACGAGGGGGGCTTCGCGCCCAGCCTGGGCACGAACGCCGAGGCTCTCGACTGGCTCCTGCGCGCCGTCGAGAAGGCCGGCTTCAGCCCGGGCAAGGACGTGGGGCTCGCGCTCGACTCGGCCGCAAACGAGTTCTATGAGGGTGCAAACTACCATTTCCGCGGCGAGAACAGGCGGCTTTCCACGTCCGAGCTCGTCGCCTATTACGAGAGCCTTCTCGGGCGCTATCCCATCGTATCGCTGGAAGACCCGCTCGCGGAGGACGACTGGGACGGGTGGAAGGCGATAACCTCGCGCCTCGCCGACCGCGTTCAATTGGTGGGCGACGACCTTTTCGTCACCCAGCGCCCTCTTCTCCAGCGCGGCATCGACGAGCGCGCGGCGAACGCCATCCTCATCAAACTCAATCAGGTCGGCACCGTCACGGAGACGCTTGACGTGATCGAGCTGGCCGGGCGCGCGGGCTACGGCCTGGTTGTCTCGCACCGCTCGGGGGAAACGGAGGACACGTCCATCGCGCACCTGGCCGTTGCCACCGGGGCGGGACAGATTAAGACGGGCGCCCCTTGCCGCACCGACCGCGTCGCCAAATACAACGAGCTTCTTCGGATCGAGGAGGCGCTGGGCTCGCGAGCCCGCTTTGCGGGGCGGGAGCCCTACCGGCGCTTCCTCGAGAAAACCCCGGCCCGATAG
- a CDS encoding septum formation initiator family protein yields MRVLKEVMIFAFCAVIFFLCLFVLFSDEGLVALYRTHAQYRAVQGELEIARRENDRLRVYLEHLRNDPSALEAIAREKLRMVKPGEEVYLFVERNIEGTK; encoded by the coding sequence ATGCGCGTCTTGAAGGAAGTGATGATTTTCGCGTTTTGCGCCGTGATTTTTTTCCTGTGCCTTTTCGTGCTCTTCAGCGACGAGGGACTCGTCGCCCTCTACCGCACCCACGCCCAGTACCGCGCCGTGCAGGGCGAGCTTGAAATCGCGCGCCGGGAAAACGACCGCCTCCGCGTCTATCTGGAGCACCTTCGGAACGATCCGAGCGCGCTCGAGGCCATTGCCCGCGAGAAGCTGCGGATGGTAAAGCCCGGAGAAGAAGTGTATCTCTTTGTCGAGCGAAACATAGAAGGCA